The Haloferax sp. Atlit-12N genome window below encodes:
- a CDS encoding Rz1 protein precursor-related protein encodes MPSTSPNRTDLPPPPSPPTEWLKDGHVLLALSLLLILWLNQPVQPDWPWALVGVAVVPPWLFLESRYEGWRSWVPTVAYGGAVLLLGPRYEAEFVAIVLGQSVALLGWFCWRAFQRRVRR; translated from the coding sequence ATGCCCTCCACCTCACCCAATAGAACAGACCTGCCCCCGCCGCCATCTCCGCCCACCGAGTGGCTCAAAGACGGACACGTCCTCCTTGCGCTCTCGCTGTTACTCATCCTCTGGCTCAACCAGCCCGTCCAGCCAGACTGGCCGTGGGCGCTCGTCGGCGTCGCTGTCGTCCCGCCGTGGCTGTTCCTCGAATCGCGTTACGAGGGCTGGCGCTCGTGGGTTCCGACCGTCGCCTACGGCGGGGCGGTGCTACTGTTGGGGCCGCGGTACGAAGCCGAGTTCGTCGCCATCGTGCTCGGCCAGAGCGTCGCGTTGCTGGGTTGGTTCTGCTGGCGGGCGTTCCAGCGGCGGGTTCGCCGGTAG
- a CDS encoding serpin family protein encodes MNRREMLALSGALAAATIAGCTGDGQSAAETETEATTTATATTDAPTETPNDEPPTGEPSVDNEQLAALAAGNAEFALDLHRQVASEQGGNQFLSPYSISVALAMTYAGARGTTREQMEATLHYTLGEDVHPAFADLQAALEARETARDPVDGGEADAFRLAVANALWGREGFAFSEAFLDSLESNYGAGLRRADFAGDPDGERERINEWVADQTEGRIEDLLPAGSVTPDTALVLTNAIYFMAQWAHTFDPEDTEDGTFTALDGAESTVPLMRQELKANYADLPNAQAVELPYVGRDVSMVLLLPDEGEFESFERSLTASRLFGVFEEMQERIGDVVLPRFEFETEVQLSEALSNLGMPAAFGSDADFGGMAEGDGSGLAIDEVFHKSFVSVDEEGTEAAAATGVVVATSLPPSWGELRFDRPFLFCIRDRPTDAILFYGRVVDAGAAQGDE; translated from the coding sequence ATGAACCGCCGCGAGATGTTGGCACTGTCGGGGGCGCTCGCCGCCGCGACGATAGCCGGCTGTACGGGCGACGGGCAGTCGGCCGCCGAGACCGAGACCGAGGCGACGACCACCGCGACGGCGACCACGGACGCGCCGACAGAGACCCCGAACGACGAACCGCCGACCGGCGAACCGAGCGTGGACAACGAGCAACTGGCCGCGCTCGCGGCCGGCAACGCCGAGTTCGCCCTCGACCTGCACCGACAGGTCGCGTCCGAACAGGGCGGCAACCAGTTCCTCTCGCCGTACAGCATCTCCGTCGCGCTGGCGATGACCTACGCGGGCGCTCGCGGAACGACCCGCGAACAGATGGAAGCGACGCTCCACTACACGCTCGGGGAGGACGTTCACCCCGCGTTCGCAGACCTTCAGGCGGCGCTCGAAGCACGGGAGACGGCTCGGGACCCAGTCGATGGCGGCGAAGCCGACGCCTTCCGATTGGCCGTGGCGAACGCGCTGTGGGGCCGCGAGGGGTTCGCGTTCTCGGAGGCGTTCCTCGACAGCCTCGAATCGAACTACGGGGCCGGACTCCGACGGGCCGACTTCGCCGGCGACCCGGACGGCGAGCGGGAACGAATCAACGAGTGGGTCGCCGACCAGACAGAGGGCCGAATCGAGGACCTACTTCCGGCTGGCTCCGTCACGCCCGACACGGCGCTCGTGCTCACCAACGCCATCTACTTCATGGCGCAGTGGGCGCACACGTTCGACCCCGAGGACACTGAGGACGGGACGTTCACCGCGCTGGACGGCGCCGAGTCGACGGTGCCGCTCATGCGGCAGGAACTCAAGGCGAACTACGCCGACCTCCCGAACGCGCAGGCCGTCGAACTCCCGTACGTCGGCCGGGACGTGTCGATGGTGCTTTTGCTCCCGGACGAAGGTGAGTTCGAGTCGTTCGAGCGGAGTCTGACCGCGAGCCGACTGTTCGGCGTCTTCGAGGAAATGCAAGAGAGAATCGGGGACGTCGTGCTCCCGCGGTTCGAGTTCGAGACCGAAGTCCAACTCTCGGAGGCGCTGTCGAACCTTGGGATGCCCGCCGCGTTCGGCTCAGATGCCGACTTCGGTGGAATGGCCGAGGGCGACGGGTCGGGCCTCGCCATCGACGAGGTGTTCCACAAGTCGTTCGTCTCCGTGGACGAGGAGGGGACCGAGGCCGCGGCGGCCACGGGCGTCGTCGTCGCGACCTCGCTGCCGCCGAGTTGGGGCGAACTCCGGTTCGACCGGCCGTTCCTGTTCTGCATCCGCGACAGGCCGACGGACGCGATTCTGTTCTACGGTCGCGTCGTCGACGCCGGGGCTGCGCAGGGCGACGAATAG
- the uppS gene encoding polyprenyl diphosphate synthase, translated as MFGWVQRGFRRAYERVLDREIDDGPTHVAIIQDGNRRYARKNGDDAPDGHKAGAQTTEDVLTWCEELGIEELTLYTFSTENFDRPEHERQPLFDLIEDKLYEFADADRVHEREVAVRAIGEVEMLPDRVRDAVEYAETRTADYDSFTLNIALAYGGRAELLGAARDVCRAVDRGDLSSDEVDVSAVDRRLSRKPVRDVDLIIRPGGDERTSNFLPWHANGNEAAVYFCAPYWPEFSKVDFLRGIRTYESREQSWQRTRTERAVTLVRAVAEVELEDARTVAGRLREQLPSSGADEVSAELAKRTDETAD; from the coding sequence ATGTTCGGGTGGGTCCAACGCGGCTTTCGGCGCGCCTACGAGCGGGTGCTCGACCGGGAGATAGACGACGGACCGACCCACGTCGCCATCATCCAGGATGGCAACCGCCGGTACGCCCGGAAGAACGGGGACGACGCCCCCGACGGCCACAAGGCGGGCGCGCAGACGACCGAGGACGTGCTGACGTGGTGCGAGGAACTCGGCATCGAGGAACTGACGCTGTACACCTTCTCGACCGAGAACTTCGACCGGCCGGAACACGAGCGCCAGCCCCTCTTCGACCTCATCGAGGACAAACTCTACGAGTTCGCCGACGCCGACCGCGTCCACGAGCGCGAGGTCGCCGTCCGCGCCATCGGCGAGGTCGAGATGCTCCCCGACCGGGTCCGCGACGCCGTCGAGTACGCGGAGACTCGGACCGCCGACTACGACAGCTTCACGCTCAACATCGCCCTCGCGTACGGCGGCCGGGCGGAACTCCTCGGGGCCGCACGCGACGTCTGTCGAGCGGTCGACCGCGGCGACCTCTCGTCCGACGAGGTGGACGTGTCGGCGGTGGACCGCCGCCTGTCCAGAAAGCCCGTCCGCGACGTGGACCTCATCATCCGCCCCGGCGGCGACGAGCGCACCTCGAACTTCCTGCCGTGGCACGCCAACGGCAACGAGGCCGCGGTCTACTTCTGTGCACCCTACTGGCCGGAGTTCTCGAAGGTCGACTTCCTGCGCGGCATCCGCACCTACGAGTCCAGAGAGCAGTCGTGGCAGCGCACCCGGACCGAGCGCGCCGTCACGCTCGTCCGGGCCGTCGCCGAAGTCGAGTTAGAGGACGCCCGCACCGTCGCCGGTCGCCTCCGCGAGCAACTCCCCTCGTCGGGTGCCGACGAGGTGTCCGCCGAGTTGGCGAAGCGGACCGACGAGACGGCCGACTGA